A genomic region of Limimonas halophila contains the following coding sequences:
- a CDS encoding mitochondrial fission ELM1 family protein, giving the protein MRPSTDKIGARPDQAGETARTTATSGEPPRIWVLMGARTGDNVQARQLAEALGWPYREIPLAHNPWHHVPKGLQGASPRSLRSGGEHLRPPWPDVVIGTGQRSVPVARWIKRQANGSPRLVQIGRPRAPLAWFDLVITTPQYGLPQAPNVLHNLLPLNGVTTQALAAAAAEWQPRLAHLPRPRIGCILGGPSSSHRLDTATARRIAATADALAARAGGSVLMTTGPRTPANAAAAAEQALSVPANVYRWDRDRSQPNPFTAYLALADRFVVSGDSVSALSDTCATGKPVHVVPLPMRLGARVLAGAAALARPALPALTRRGIVTPPREIAAVHRALVAGGLASWTSDGQLLVEQPPARELDALIRSVAAVRRMLGVAPAVPPSLAYAGAESASAPRA; this is encoded by the coding sequence GTGCGGCCATCGACGGACAAGATCGGGGCGCGGCCCGACCAGGCCGGGGAGACCGCGCGAACCACCGCCACCTCGGGTGAGCCGCCGCGCATCTGGGTCCTCATGGGCGCGCGCACGGGCGATAACGTCCAGGCCCGGCAGCTCGCGGAGGCCCTGGGCTGGCCCTACCGCGAAATTCCCCTGGCCCACAACCCGTGGCACCATGTGCCCAAAGGGCTGCAGGGCGCTTCGCCGCGGTCGCTGCGCAGCGGCGGCGAGCACTTGCGGCCGCCCTGGCCCGACGTCGTGATCGGCACCGGGCAGCGCAGCGTGCCGGTGGCGCGCTGGATCAAGCGTCAGGCGAACGGAAGCCCCCGGCTGGTGCAGATCGGCCGGCCGCGCGCACCGCTGGCGTGGTTCGACCTCGTGATCACCACGCCGCAGTACGGCCTGCCCCAAGCCCCCAACGTGCTGCACAACCTCTTGCCGTTGAACGGCGTCACCACCCAGGCCCTGGCGGCCGCGGCGGCGGAATGGCAACCCCGCCTGGCGCATCTGCCGCGCCCGCGCATCGGCTGCATCCTGGGCGGCCCCTCGTCCTCGCACCGGCTGGACACCGCGACGGCCCGGCGCATCGCGGCGACCGCCGACGCCCTGGCGGCCCGCGCCGGCGGCTCGGTACTGATGACGACCGGGCCACGCACCCCGGCGAACGCCGCGGCGGCGGCCGAGCAGGCGCTGAGCGTGCCGGCGAACGTCTATCGCTGGGACCGCGATCGCAGCCAGCCCAACCCGTTCACGGCGTATCTGGCGCTGGCCGACCGCTTCGTCGTCAGCGGCGACAGCGTCTCGGCGCTGTCGGACACCTGCGCCACGGGCAAGCCGGTGCACGTCGTGCCGCTGCCCATGCGGCTGGGCGCGCGGGTCCTGGCGGGTGCGGCCGCGCTGGCCCGCCCGGCGCTGCCTGCCCTGACGCGGCGCGGCATCGTCACCCCGCCGCGCGAGATCGCCGCCGTGCACCGCGCGCTCGTGGCGGGTGGCCTGGCGTCGTGGACGTCGGACGGGCAGCTCCTGGTGGAGCAGCCGCCGGCGCGCGAACTTGACGCCCTGATCCGCTCGGTGGCTGCCGTGCGCCGGATGCTCGGCGTGGCACCCGCCGTGCCCCCGAGTCTCGCCTATGCTGGCGCGGAGTCCGCTTCGGCGCCGCGCGCGTAG
- the bioA gene encoding adenosylmethionine--8-amino-7-oxononanoate transaminase has protein sequence MTTTEELLASDRRYIWHPFTQAGTAPDPIPVARAYGAVLEDTEGHQHLDMISSWWTTLHGHAQPEIVEAIHRQAQTVEQVIFAGNTHAPAAELSRRLAHILPGGLNRTFFSDNGSTAVEVALKMALQYCQNVGDSGRTRFLAFDGGYHGDTVGAMSAGVSSQFFDPFNDLLFPVDVAPVPPTFDGDTEIEKREQEALARLDTHLEQYGHSTAAAIIEPLVQGAGGMRMHRPEFLRAVAHRLHHHGVLVIFDEVMTGFGRLGEQFACLKAEVTPDLICLSKGLTGGFLPMALTVTQDYIHDAFLGESIDRAFLHGHSFTANPLACAAALASLDLLEGERCTRQRAHIEQQHRDALAELMKEDVVTRPRVYGTLMAFDVELGDDSGGYRSAAGPWLKRFFREKGLLIRPLGNVVYLMPPFGITDDQLATAYDGLREAVRRLPHELT, from the coding sequence ATGACCACGACTGAAGAGCTGCTCGCCAGCGACCGGCGCTACATCTGGCACCCCTTCACCCAGGCCGGCACCGCGCCCGACCCCATCCCGGTGGCGCGCGCGTACGGCGCGGTGCTGGAGGACACCGAGGGCCACCAGCACCTGGACATGATCTCGTCCTGGTGGACGACGCTGCACGGCCACGCCCAGCCGGAGATCGTCGAGGCCATCCACCGCCAGGCGCAGACGGTCGAGCAGGTCATCTTCGCCGGCAACACCCACGCCCCGGCGGCGGAGCTCAGCCGGCGGCTGGCGCACATCCTGCCGGGCGGGCTGAACCGCACCTTCTTCTCCGACAACGGCTCCACGGCCGTCGAAGTGGCGCTCAAGATGGCACTGCAGTACTGCCAGAACGTCGGCGACAGCGGGCGCACCCGCTTCCTGGCGTTCGACGGTGGCTACCACGGCGACACCGTGGGCGCGATGTCGGCGGGCGTGTCCTCGCAGTTCTTCGACCCCTTCAACGACCTGCTCTTCCCGGTGGACGTCGCGCCCGTGCCGCCCACCTTCGACGGCGACACCGAGATCGAGAAGCGCGAGCAGGAGGCCCTGGCGCGTCTGGACACCCACCTGGAGCAGTACGGCCACAGCACCGCCGCCGCCATTATCGAGCCCCTGGTCCAGGGCGCCGGCGGCATGCGCATGCACCGCCCCGAGTTTCTGCGCGCGGTCGCCCACCGCCTGCACCACCACGGCGTGCTGGTGATCTTCGACGAGGTCATGACCGGCTTCGGGCGCCTGGGCGAGCAGTTCGCCTGCCTCAAGGCGGAGGTGACGCCGGACCTGATCTGCCTGTCCAAGGGGCTGACGGGCGGCTTCCTGCCCATGGCCCTGACCGTCACACAGGATTACATCCACGACGCCTTCCTGGGCGAGAGCATCGACCGCGCCTTCCTGCACGGCCATTCCTTCACGGCGAACCCGCTGGCCTGCGCCGCCGCGCTGGCCTCGCTCGACCTGTTGGAGGGCGAGCGCTGCACGCGCCAGCGCGCCCACATCGAGCAACAGCACCGCGACGCCCTGGCGGAGTTGATGAAGGAAGACGTGGTGACGCGCCCGCGCGTTTACGGCACGCTGATGGCATTCGACGTGGAGCTGGGCGACGATTCCGGCGGGTACCGCTCGGCGGCGGGGCCGTGGCTGAAGCGGTTCTTCCGCGAGAAGGGGCTTTTGATCCGGCCGCTGGGCAACGTCGTCTACCTGATGCCGCCGTTCGGGATCACGGACGACCAGCTCGCGACGGCGTACGACGGGCTCCGGGAAGCGGTTCGCCGGCTTCCCCACGAATTGACCTGA
- a CDS encoding sulfotransferase → MTLSLRHGAHLGGRVLHETATTLRHAVPGLVRTPFCGGGELVRAQAQLIRHVAAFRESTTAYARLRRLIARHGDAGLDLAPDPPRPERFVVFIGQSRSGHSLVGSLLDAHPEIAIAHEMHALKHLAAGAAFDDVLAAAALNAQIFQRLGRSYTGYDYAVAGQHQGTWTLLVAAGDKKGNGSTRVLQRRPDAVAAAEARLPVPVCYVNVVRDPWDNVATKALRTGRPVTEAARIFTANARTIAELTERAPERVSTLHLDQLIAEPAPVLRQLIAFLGASAPERAYLDACAALLFTKPSRTRERVTWSAEAVAELDAACRDIPFLQRYARGAEADSAPA, encoded by the coding sequence GTGACCCTTTCCCTGCGCCACGGCGCGCACCTTGGCGGGCGCGTGCTCCACGAAACGGCGACGACGCTGCGCCACGCCGTGCCCGGGTTGGTGCGAACGCCGTTTTGCGGCGGCGGAGAGTTGGTGCGCGCGCAGGCCCAGCTGATCCGGCACGTGGCGGCCTTCCGCGAGTCCACGACCGCGTACGCGCGCCTGCGCCGGCTGATCGCCCGGCACGGCGACGCGGGCCTGGACCTCGCGCCCGATCCGCCGCGGCCCGAGCGCTTCGTCGTCTTCATCGGGCAGAGCCGCAGCGGCCATTCGCTCGTGGGCTCGCTGCTGGACGCGCATCCCGAAATCGCCATCGCGCACGAGATGCACGCGCTCAAGCACCTCGCGGCGGGCGCGGCCTTCGACGACGTGCTCGCGGCGGCGGCGCTGAACGCCCAGATCTTTCAGCGCCTGGGCCGCAGCTACACCGGCTACGACTACGCGGTCGCCGGCCAGCATCAGGGCACCTGGACGCTCCTCGTCGCGGCGGGCGACAAGAAGGGCAACGGCAGCACGCGCGTGCTTCAGCGCCGGCCGGACGCGGTGGCGGCGGCCGAAGCGCGGCTGCCCGTGCCGGTGTGCTACGTTAATGTCGTGCGCGATCCCTGGGACAACGTGGCGACCAAGGCGCTGCGCACGGGCCGGCCGGTGACGGAAGCCGCGCGCATCTTCACCGCCAACGCGCGCACGATCGCCGAGTTGACCGAGCGCGCGCCCGAGCGGGTGAGCACGCTCCACCTGGACCAGCTGATCGCCGAGCCGGCGCCGGTGCTGCGGCAATTGATCGCTTTCCTGGGCGCGAGCGCGCCCGAGCGGGCCTACCTGGATGCCTGCGCGGCCCTGCTGTTCACGAAGCCGAGCCGCACGCGCGAGCGCGTGACCTGGTCCGCCGAAGCGGTGGCGGAATTGGACGCGGCCTGCCGCGACATTCCCTTCCTGCAGCGCTACGCGCGCGGCGCCGAAGCGGACTCCGCGCCAGCATAG
- the bioD gene encoding dethiobiotin synthase, with protein sequence MSGCFVVGTDTDAGKTIVTAGLLRWLRGHGVDAAPMKPVQTGATRTETGWRAPDLDTLLAGTDLAPDAETYARMAPCCYEPACSPHLAAREAERPVDLAVITRALTALRGQYGTMVCEAAGGVLVPLDGERFMTDLVAATGLPALLVARAGLGTLNHTLLTLEALRARRIPVAATILTETVPADADAAAIQRDNAATLNALAPTPVFGPIPHMETPDAAAVAAALDTQPGLMDRLAATGVIDSGAPR encoded by the coding sequence ATGAGCGGCTGTTTCGTCGTCGGCACCGACACCGACGCCGGCAAGACGATCGTCACCGCCGGCCTGCTGCGCTGGCTGCGCGGGCACGGCGTCGATGCCGCACCCATGAAGCCGGTCCAAACGGGCGCGACCCGGACCGAAACCGGCTGGCGGGCGCCCGACCTGGACACCCTGCTGGCGGGGACGGACCTCGCGCCCGACGCGGAAACCTACGCGCGCATGGCGCCGTGCTGCTACGAACCCGCGTGCAGCCCGCACCTCGCCGCGCGCGAGGCGGAGCGGCCAGTCGACCTCGCCGTCATCACGCGGGCGCTCACCGCGCTGCGCGGCCAGTACGGCACGATGGTGTGCGAGGCCGCGGGCGGCGTGCTCGTGCCGCTCGACGGCGAGCGCTTCATGACCGACCTCGTCGCCGCGACTGGCCTGCCGGCGCTCCTGGTCGCCCGCGCCGGGCTGGGGACGCTCAACCACACCCTGCTGACGCTGGAAGCCCTGCGCGCCCGCCGCATTCCCGTGGCCGCGACCATCCTGACGGAAACCGTGCCGGCGGATGCGGACGCCGCGGCGATCCAGCGCGACAACGCCGCGACCCTCAACGCCCTTGCGCCCACGCCGGTCTTCGGGCCCATTCCCCACATGGAAACGCCAGACGCCGCGGCCGTGGCGGCGGCGCTGGACACCCAGCCGGGCCTGATGGACCGCCTCGCCGCCACCGGCGTGATCGACAGCGGAGCCCCGCGATGA